GCAATGAGGTTCCCAGAACCGTTACCATAGTGCCTTCAAAAACTTGTAATCCATAGCCTTCAAAATCAGCTGCACAGAGCTCATTTTTAAAGGGGTAATTGTCCGCCGTACCTTCAAAAATATGTGCTGAAGGAATCATCAAGTCTCCTTTTTTGCCATCCAAAATTCCCGCTTTGCCCATTATGGAAATGGAATGGACGTCCAAAAAATGTTTTTTTCCATCAACCTCATAAGGTTTCAACAACTCATCAATGGTCTCAAAAGCTTGTTCACCAAATGCATAATCCATGACAAATATAAGGGGTTTGCCGACCTTATCCTTTGTTTTTGGAAACGCATAACAGCAAGCAGCTTCATTGAACTTTGCCGTATCGAAAAGCTGTACATCAATGTTTGCCCCTGAGGTATCATCAATATAGACCATTCCATTTTCCACTGCCACCTTCAAAACCTTTTCTTGAAGCGCCTCCTTTTTGTTAAGACTAAGGGTTTTGTAAATGTCCAGGGGCGCTGTTTTTGGTAGCTCGTCCTTTAGTGCATTTCGGGCAAAAAGCGTGTTCATAACGCTGTGCATATTCGCGCTGATAATATGTATGGGACGGTTGATCAAATCCAATTCGAGCATTTTTTCCTTAACGGTGATTGCCCAGCGCTCCCCATGGATATGGTGCCCCAAACTTTCCCTGAGCAAAGGACTGAACGTAATGGTCCTTTTATTTCCCGTAGTCTGTTCTTCAATGGACAGTTTTCCCAGCCAATAGATAATTTCAAGAAAACGGTCTTTTTGCTTTTCCGTACTTAGCTTGTTGTGCACTTCCACAACTTCCTCAAAAGTCCTTCCCAGGATATTGGCGGCATGGATCAAGGCAACTTCCCTGGCGTGCTCGGTTTTCTTCCTGCTTTGCACAAAGGCAACCAATTTATCCCAATCCCGAACGGTGGATTGATCTTCCTCAAAAAAGACCCGTTCACAAATTTTGTTCGATTCTATAAAGAGAAAGGTAAGATGGGTGAGAATATCATAAATATCCGATCGCCCCCTGGTAATCTCAATGTTCATCTGTTCCTCGTCGATCCGATAACAGTTCCTTCTTCTTTTTGGGGGAATAATCGGCTTTAAATGTGATTTTGAGAAGCCCTCATCAGACGTTAAATTGATAAAGCGGCATTGCTCTATCCCATCGGGTAAACGTTCCAAAACATAAATCAATCCATTGAGCTCCCCCTTTTCCTCTGCCACTGAGCCATATATTTCCGGCCTAAGGACAAGAAGTGCATTTTTAAGGGCATTCCCAGAGACTCCGGAGGGTTTGTAAAACCCCCGGTTGAACAAATGCCTCATGGTCACGTACAAACGTTCAATGGCGTTTGTGGATTCCTGAGCCCTTGTTGTTTCCTTTGTTTTGGCGTCCATGTAATTATTTCCGCACAAAAATACATGAATTGGACAGAACTAAACCCTATCCTCCAGTTGTTTGGAAAAAAGCTAAACTAGAACTCGTCTTGAGTTCATAAAATTTACTGCTAAATGGTATAGGATTGAAGCGAATCTGCCAGTTTTCGATCGTTGGACAAGCGCTGGATCTTGTTCTGGCCCCCCAATTTTCCAATGGACTTCATATAGTTCTTGAATCCGTCCTTTTCAATACAGGATACTTTTAGGGTCTGAAGGATTTTTCCGTCAATCAAATCAAAGTAATAGCTGTTTTGGTCCTGGAGGGATTGATCCAGAATTGCTATGAACTTTTCCATGTCCGAAGGAAGCTTCCCAAATTCTATCAACCATTCGTGATAGGGAAGTTCGCCATCCGCTGGTGTAATTTGTGGGGCCACGGTAAACTCGTTCACTTCCGCATCCGTGTTTTCAATGCCTTCCTGCATTGCCTGTTCCACTTCCTTGGCGATAACGTGTTCCCCAAAAGCGGAAATAAAGTGCTTAATTCGCCCCGACACTATTACTTTAAAGGGTTCCAAAGAAATAAACTGAACGGTATCCCCTAGGTTATAGCTCCAAAGCCCGGCATCCGTGCTAATGATCATAACATAATTGACGCCCAATTCCACCTCCCCAATGGTTAGGCGTTCAGGGGCCGGCCCAAAAAAATCGTCTGCTTTTACAAACTCGTAAAAGATACCTGAATTCAAAAGTAAAAGCATCCCTTTTTCCTTTTGAGTATCCTGATAGGCAAAGAACCCTTCGCTTGCCGGAAAAAGCTCAATGCTGTCCACGGGCCTACCTATCAACCCTTCAAACTTGGCCCTGTACGGTTCATAATTCACTCCCCCATAAATGAAGAGCTCAAAATTCTTAAAGAGCGCTCCAACGTCCTTACCGTGTTTTTCCTTAAGCTTTTCAAAATACATTTGTACCCAGGAAGGTATTCCCGCAATGACGGTCATATCCTCATTTTCGGTCTCCTCAATAATGGCGTTCACCTTGGTTTCCCAGTCTTCAATACAATTGGTCTCCCAACTTGGCAAACGGTTTTTTTGCAGGTAGTTGGGGACATAATGGGCAGATATGCCAGATAGCCTCCCCATTTTTATACCTCCAATCTCATCAAGTTCCGGGCTGCCCTGCAGGAAAATCATCCTTCCATCCACAAACTTGGAATTTCGGGTTTCATGAATATAGGTCAGGATGGCGTCCCTGGACGCATTTACCTGATGTTTAATGGATTCCTTGGTAATGGGAATGTACTTTGCTCCCGATGTAGTGCCTGAGGTCTTGGCAAAATACGCGGGCTTCCCCGGCCAGAGGATATCCGTTTTTCCTTCTTTGATCAGCTCTACATAAGGTTTTAGTTGCTCGTAATCCCTTATGGGAACGTTCTTGACAAAGTCCTGATGGGTTTTGATATTGGAAAAATCATGGTCGCTCCCAAACTGTGTCCCTTTGGCACGTGCAATCAATTCTTCAAAAACCCGCTTCTGGGTGGTAACGGGATTCGCTATCCATTTCAGATTTCTCCTTACGATCCTACGGGCAAAAATTTTGGCGGCAAACGACTTTAGGGACATAACGCTAATTGAAGTCAATAAAATCTGCAGGGTCCTTTGGTTTTCCGTCCAGCCATAGTTCAAAATGAAGGTGGGGACCTGTGGTGAGTTCCCCGGTATTGCCAACGGATGCAATAACTTCCCCAGAGCGTACCAGATCCCCTTGGGACTTGCTTAAGGAGCCATTGTGCTTATAAACGGAAATAATGTTGTCCCGGTGCTCAAGGATAATGACATAGCCCGTTTCTGCCGTCCATTCCGAAAAAATCACGGTTCCATCCGCAACTGCTTTTACAGGGGAGCCCTGAGCTGCGACAACATCAATGGCGAAATGCTTTTTTTCCGCATCAAAACCTTGGGATATGGTCCCTGTGACCGGGGGGAAAAGCGCATTGCCAAAATCCTCGAGATTTCGTTCGAACAAATTGTATTTATCCTCCAAGGCCACTTCTTCCCGCAATCTTAAATCTTGTTCAATGGGATCCAGGTTAACTTTTGAAGGGTCCAATTTATAACGTTCAAAAAGGGAATCGCGATTGGTTTCATTATTCTCCACCTCCCCACGGAGTACCAACCGCACATTGTCTAAATACCTATTGGTATAATTAAGGACGGTGACCAGGGAATCGGTTCTATAGGTAAGTTCGGTGGCCTGTCTTTTGAGCCTTGTTGAGGAATATCCGGGAATATACTCACGGAGTGGGGTAAAGGCTATCAATAAAGTGGTCAGGCCAATTAAGACAATAATGAATAGCGTACCGGTAACAAAAACATTGAGTCTGTTCAGTTTAAAGGAAATCTTCTCTTCGAAGGTACTCTCATTAAGTATCACCAATCGATACTTATGCAGCAGTTTCTTTTTGATTTCCCTTCCCTTCCTTTTCTTGTTTGCCATGGACGCAAAGATAATTTTAGATTTGACTTGTTGGGCCAAAACACCGAAGTTGTAAAAGTTTTTGGAATTTACAAGTAGTTTTATGCTTTCCTTTACAATGTTTATGGCCCAATTTCGTTCTTTAACAGCAAAGCACATGGGTTTTTTGTATTTTTACAACCTTAACAAAAGAATTTAACAATATGATTTCCCTATCTTTTTTTCTAGGTATGCTTGGTCCTTGGCAAATTGTCCTTATAGTTGTAGTGGTTCTTTTGCTTTTCGGAGGAAAGAAAATCCCTGAGCTTATGCGAGGGCTTGGTAGTGGTATCAAAGAGTTCAAGGATGCCTCAAAGGAAGATGAAAAGTTGGAGGATAAAAATGGGGCAAGCTCCTAAAAGGAACTTTCTTACGTTATCCTTGATTTAAAATCTTCTGGAATTTCGCTTTTACAGCACTTATTTTCCATTTCACAACAAAAATTAATTTACTTATAACCAAGGCCTTAATTTGGCGTTAACGTTTTGGCAGGTATCCGTTGAATTTCGTTGTCGCAAGGATTCATGCCCAGTCCTAATCTTTAATGTAATGAGGCTTTTCTTGGTATCCCTTTTTTCTCTTGGCTTAATCTCCCTAAAAGCCCAAGAGGTTACCGTTACCGATCTTCAAACAACTATGGAGGAAGAGGTATCGCCCAACCCCACTATTGATGAAGCAGGTACTGCTGATTTTGTTCACAAGACCACTACCTCATCCCCAACCCAAAATAGAACGGCCAAAAAGCTACTAAAAATAGCAGATAAGGCATTTGATAATATGTGGTATTCGGAAGCTGCTGAACACTATGAACAGGCTTTTTCCTATATGAATGGTGTTCCGGCCATGCAAACGCTGCAAAAAGCTGCGGACTCCTATTATTTTATAGGGGATATGGAAAATGCTTCCAGATGGTATACAGTCCTTTTTGAAAATTATGAAGATGTTCTATCCAAAGATGACCTATTCAAATATTCACATGTCCTTAAGGGCATTGGAAGAAAGCAAAATGCAGATAGGGTCCTAACTATTATAGCCGGAAAGGATTTTGAAAATACGACCCCAAGTTATCTCAAGTACCGGGAACAGATTGTGCTCAAAAACCTAAAGATAAACACCAAGTATTCGGAATTCAGTCCCATCCCCAAACCTGATGGGCGAATTGTTTTTTCTTCTTCGGCCGACACGGGATTCTTAAAAACCAAACGGTATAAATGGAACAATCAACCCTTTCTGGATCTTTACGAGGCCAAAACAAAAGGGGATGGTTACGAGTTCAGTGATGTGAAAAAACTGTCAAAGACCATAAACACAAAGCATCATGAAGCCTCTGCTTCCTTTTCTCCGGATGGAAATACCATGTACTTTACCAGAAACAATAACAACAGGAAAAAAAGGGATAAAAAGAACGTTAACCATTTAAAGATCTTTAGGTCCAAATATGACAATGAAAAATGGGGTCCGGCAAAAGAGGTTTCCTTTAACAACGAGAATTACTCCACGGGCCATCCAGCCCTTAGCAAGGACGGAAAGCAGTTGTATTTTGTCTCGGATATGCCCGGGGGGTATGGCTACACTGACCTTTATGTTGTGGATATTGATGAAAACGGTGCCTTTTCGGAGCCTAGGAACCTTGGGCCGGAAATCAATTCCAGCAGAAAGGAAATGTTCCCGTTTGTTACCGAAGATAAGCTCTACTTTTCCTCCAATAGAAAATCCGGGCTGGGCGGACTGGATATCTACCAAAGTGATATTGGGAACGGTGTTGCCGAAAAACCCATAAATCTGGGCAAACCCTTTAACAGTATTAGGGACGATTTCTCATTTATGCTCCTAAAAGACAAGGAAACCGGTTATTTGGCTTCCAACAGAAAAGGGGGGAAGGGTGATGATGACATTTATTACTTCAAAAAGGAACAGCCCGAAAATAGTATTGAAAACAGGAATCGCGTTAATGGAATGGTCATTGATGCCGTCACCGCTGCGCCTGTGCCAAATGCGAATGTCACTTTATTCGATTCCAATAACCTTAAGATAGCTGAATTGGAAACTGGGGAAGATGGGGCTTTTAAACTTGAAAACTTGATTTCAAACTACGATTATACCCTCGCCATCACCAAAGACGATTATCAGGAAGCCCTGGAGTCCGTAACCACCAAAGACAATATTGAAATTACGTTTACACACAAACTAATGCCTGCAGATGCCATAGTGGCCCAAAATGCGGAAGGCCTTCCTGCGTTCAAGACGAAAGCCGTATACTTCAATTTTGATAGCTCCAACATCCGTGAAGATGCCAAAAAGGAATTGGATAGATTGGCAGATTACTTAGTGGACAATCAAAATATAAAACTGAAGATTGAATCGCATACAGATTCCAGGGGTAGTACTGTATACAATAAGTACCTATCCGGAAAACGTGCCCAGGCATCCAAGGATTATCTGTTGTCAAAAGGGGTGTCCGCCAATCAAATTGTCAGTGCCGAGGGATATGGGGAGGACCGATTGTTGAACGATTGTCATGATAGTGCCTCTTGTTCAAGGCAGGCACATCAGTTGAACAGGCGTTCGGAGTTCATTTTTGTGTACGATAAAACAACACGATAAAACAACACTAAAAAGGCGGGAAATTTCCCGCCTTTTTTATTGCACTCTCAGTGTTTTTAGAATGGCCTCAAGCTCAAACATATAGTCCCTTTTTTGGGTGGAAGGGGCAAAGGTAAAGCCCTCCACGATCAGCTTACGGTTATTGTTTTGATCATTCAGGATATAGGTCAAAAATGGGCCTGCCATCGGATAACCGTTTATTTCCCATATCCCTCGGGCCTCAGCTCCCTTTAGGCCGCCAACCTCGGCAGGGAACAAATAGGGGGCAAAGGCTTTTTCCGTTATCATAAAGGTGCCATCATCCGGTCCCGGAATATATTTTTTACCTATGGAATCGCGCATGGAAACAATGTCCCGCACAAAAGTGGAATCGTTGGAAAAACTACTTTCTGGCATACTGTACACCACAATGTTCATGTTCCCTTTGGGAATTTGCCTGTCCAACCAAACAAAATTGGCCTCCTGTTTCCCCACCCTATACGCAGAAGGAATGGTCATGGACACCCCAAAAGTCTCTTGTAGCGCCTTCTCCTTGTTCAATGAGCGTTTGAATCGCTCCTGGGCTTCGGATATTTCAATCCTTTTAAATTCGGTTATGGCGTTTTCAGCTACACTTTCCAGACCGCCGACCAGTTCTGCATAATTTGTTCCTTTTACCACAGCCACTTTTTGGGGCTGGGCATATACGTCCGTTTTAACATGGGAAACCGTAACGGAATCCTGCTGCACAAACAGTACAGATCTGGAATGGGCAGTTGCCCCCAAAAATACATTGGGGGGGATTTGTG
The sequence above is a segment of the Muricauda sp. SCSIO 64092 genome. Coding sequences within it:
- a CDS encoding DUF4837 family protein, whose translation is MKNLGTLWVAAVLLVAISCKESKKKERFLPPSTGSVNSVMVVMDNELWRGAIGDKVRELFARPALSLMPEQPILSLTQIPPNVFLGATAHSRSVLFVQQDSVTVSHVKTDVYAQPQKVAVVKGTNYAELVGGLESVAENAITEFKRIEISEAQERFKRSLNKEKALQETFGVSMTIPSAYRVGKQEANFVWLDRQIPKGNMNIVVYSMPESSFSNDSTFVRDIVSMRDSIGKKYIPGPDDGTFMITEKAFAPYLFPAEVGGLKGAEARGIWEINGYPMAGPFLTYILNDQNNNRKLIVEGFTFAPSTQKRDYMFELEAILKTLRVQ
- the tatA gene encoding twin-arginine translocase TatA/TatE family subunit, producing MISLSFFLGMLGPWQIVLIVVVVLLLFGGKKIPELMRGLGSGIKEFKDASKEDEKLEDKNGASS
- a CDS encoding OmpA family protein, whose amino-acid sequence is MRLFLVSLFSLGLISLKAQEVTVTDLQTTMEEEVSPNPTIDEAGTADFVHKTTTSSPTQNRTAKKLLKIADKAFDNMWYSEAAEHYEQAFSYMNGVPAMQTLQKAADSYYFIGDMENASRWYTVLFENYEDVLSKDDLFKYSHVLKGIGRKQNADRVLTIIAGKDFENTTPSYLKYREQIVLKNLKINTKYSEFSPIPKPDGRIVFSSSADTGFLKTKRYKWNNQPFLDLYEAKTKGDGYEFSDVKKLSKTINTKHHEASASFSPDGNTMYFTRNNNNRKKRDKKNVNHLKIFRSKYDNEKWGPAKEVSFNNENYSTGHPALSKDGKQLYFVSDMPGGYGYTDLYVVDIDENGAFSEPRNLGPEINSSRKEMFPFVTEDKLYFSSNRKSGLGGLDIYQSDIGNGVAEKPINLGKPFNSIRDDFSFMLLKDKETGYLASNRKGGKGDDDIYYFKKEQPENSIENRNRVNGMVIDAVTAAPVPNANVTLFDSNNLKIAELETGEDGAFKLENLISNYDYTLAITKDDYQEALESVTTKDNIEITFTHKLMPADAIVAQNAEGLPAFKTKAVYFNFDSSNIREDAKKELDRLADYLVDNQNIKLKIESHTDSRGSTVYNKYLSGKRAQASKDYLLSKGVSANQIVSAEGYGEDRLLNDCHDSASCSRQAHQLNRRSEFIFVYDKTTR
- a CDS encoding M23 family metallopeptidase is translated as MANKKRKGREIKKKLLHKYRLVILNESTFEEKISFKLNRLNVFVTGTLFIIVLIGLTTLLIAFTPLREYIPGYSSTRLKRQATELTYRTDSLVTVLNYTNRYLDNVRLVLRGEVENNETNRDSLFERYKLDPSKVNLDPIEQDLRLREEVALEDKYNLFERNLEDFGNALFPPVTGTISQGFDAEKKHFAIDVVAAQGSPVKAVADGTVIFSEWTAETGYVIILEHRDNIISVYKHNGSLSKSQGDLVRSGEVIASVGNTGELTTGPHLHFELWLDGKPKDPADFIDFN
- a CDS encoding DUF6909 family protein, encoding MDAKTKETTRAQESTNAIERLYVTMRHLFNRGFYKPSGVSGNALKNALLVLRPEIYGSVAEEKGELNGLIYVLERLPDGIEQCRFINLTSDEGFSKSHLKPIIPPKRRRNCYRIDEEQMNIEITRGRSDIYDILTHLTFLFIESNKICERVFFEEDQSTVRDWDKLVAFVQSRKKTEHAREVALIHAANILGRTFEEVVEVHNKLSTEKQKDRFLEIIYWLGKLSIEEQTTGNKRTITFSPLLRESLGHHIHGERWAITVKEKMLELDLINRPIHIISANMHSVMNTLFARNALKDELPKTAPLDIYKTLSLNKKEALQEKVLKVAVENGMVYIDDTSGANIDVQLFDTAKFNEAACCYAFPKTKDKVGKPLIFVMDYAFGEQAFETIDELLKPYEVDGKKHFLDVHSISIMGKAGILDGKKGDLMIPSAHIFEGTADNYPFKNELCAADFEGYGLQVFEGTMVTVLGTSLQNKDILRFFYESTWNVIGLEMEGVHYQKAIQSASKIRKSIRKDIKVRYAYYASDNPLETGSTLASGGLGTAGVKPTYLITDKILEQLFNS
- a CDS encoding GH3 auxin-responsive promoter family protein; the protein is MSLKSFAAKIFARRIVRRNLKWIANPVTTQKRVFEELIARAKGTQFGSDHDFSNIKTHQDFVKNVPIRDYEQLKPYVELIKEGKTDILWPGKPAYFAKTSGTTSGAKYIPITKESIKHQVNASRDAILTYIHETRNSKFVDGRMIFLQGSPELDEIGGIKMGRLSGISAHYVPNYLQKNRLPSWETNCIEDWETKVNAIIEETENEDMTVIAGIPSWVQMYFEKLKEKHGKDVGALFKNFELFIYGGVNYEPYRAKFEGLIGRPVDSIELFPASEGFFAYQDTQKEKGMLLLLNSGIFYEFVKADDFFGPAPERLTIGEVELGVNYVMIISTDAGLWSYNLGDTVQFISLEPFKVIVSGRIKHFISAFGEHVIAKEVEQAMQEGIENTDAEVNEFTVAPQITPADGELPYHEWLIEFGKLPSDMEKFIAILDQSLQDQNSYYFDLIDGKILQTLKVSCIEKDGFKNYMKSIGKLGGQNKIQRLSNDRKLADSLQSYTI